Proteins encoded together in one Euwallacea similis isolate ESF13 chromosome 12, ESF131.1, whole genome shotgun sequence window:
- the LOC136412528 gene encoding ribonucleoside-diphosphate reductase subunit beta-like, whose translation METIHIAAYSYLLDTIGMPESEYQAFLKYDAMRKKYEYMLEFEESKKYDKKHVAKTLAVFGAFTEGLQLFASFAILLNFQRFGKMKGMGQIIAWSARDETLHTNSIIMLFNTFIKENNEIWDDEFKEELYSACCTIVELEDEFIKLAFDFGDVEGLSAEEVRNYIRYVANRRLMQLGLESIYDVNDNPIPWLDEILNGVEHTNFFENRVTEYSRAATQGTWEEAFTENDTNNK comes from the coding sequence ATGGAAACTATACACATTGCAGCTTATTCTTATCTTTTAGACACAATTGGCATGCCAGAAAGCGAGTATCAAGCATTCTTAAAGTATGATGCTATGAGAAAGAAGTATGAATACATGTTAGAATTCGAGGAAAGCAAAAAATACGATAAAAAACATGTAGCTAAAACTCTAGCGGTGTTTGGTGCATTTACCGAGGGGTTGCAGTTATTCGCatcatttgcaattttgcTCAATTTTCAACGCTTTGGAAAAATGAAAGGCATGGGACAAATAATTGCCTGGTCAGCCCGTGATGAAACTTTGCACACCAATTCAATTATCATGTtgtttaatacatttattaaagagaataatgaaatttggGACGACGAGTTTAAAGAGGAATTATATTCTGCATGTTGCACCATCGTTGAACTTGAGGATGAATTCATAAAGCTTGCTTTTGATTTCGGAGACGTTGAAGGACTATCCGCAGAAGAAGTGCGCAATTACATACGCTACGTAGCAAACAGACGGTTAATGCAATTAGGTCTTGAGTCCATATATGATGTTAATGATAATCCTATTCCGTGGCTTGATGAAATACTAAATGGCGTGGAACATAcgaatttctttgaaaatagaGTAACAGAGTATAGCCGTGCAGCAACTCAAGGCACATGGGAGGAGGCTTTTACTGAAAACGACACGAATAATAAGTGA